In a single window of the Anaerocolumna cellulosilytica genome:
- the panD gene encoding aspartate 1-decarboxylase, translated as MIELLKSKIHRAVVTDANINYEGSITIGERLMESARILPYEKVTVVDIQNGNRFTTYAIKGKEDQSICVNGAAARLVSIGDQIIIMAYCFVNETDYKKSYEPRVLLVDSSNQIIKQEN; from the coding sequence ATGATTGAATTGCTAAAATCGAAAATACACAGAGCAGTAGTAACAGATGCTAATATTAATTATGAAGGCTCCATCACAATCGGGGAAAGACTTATGGAAAGTGCAAGGATTCTTCCTTATGAAAAAGTAACAGTAGTAGATATTCAAAATGGGAATCGTTTTACTACTTACGCTATTAAGGGCAAAGAAGATCAATCCATCTGTGTAAATGGAGCAGCTGCCAGATTAGTCAGCATCGGAGATCAAATCATTATTATGGCCTATTGTTTCGTTAATGAGACAGATTATAAAAAGAGTTATGAACCTAGGGTTTTATTAGTAGATTCATCGAATCAAATAATAAAACAAGAGAATTAA
- a CDS encoding U32 family peptidase has translation MVSYSVPSDFCSNTLKKLNEINGLKSKGFISEVYGQVTEGTFIASGRMPSLLPQVTMKQLEVYLESCKKYNIKFNYTLNASCMSNKELIHIKELKQFISELYQMGIRSFTVTLPTLMDTIKSMYDDVEIKASAICEINSPEKASYYKEMGISRIVVEPDITRKFDILEKICKVFGDGVEIIVNNMCLKGCPYKMFHYNFESHGEQMKEHSNYYYHKCSLQKANKAYNYIKLNWIRPEDIYRYSSIGIKSFKIQGRNNKNGDNINKIIQYYLEESFDGNLLDLLTLFTPYNSFQPYIDNKKLDGFLEPFYQNKDFCTGLCDTCLYCMDYAKKSMDVSELKTLNQYATQFYEKVNRLD, from the coding sequence ATGGTGTCTTATAGTGTGCCTAGTGATTTTTGTAGCAATACGTTAAAAAAGCTTAATGAAATCAATGGCTTAAAGAGTAAAGGTTTTATATCTGAAGTGTATGGACAAGTAACAGAGGGAACATTTATTGCTTCTGGCAGAATGCCATCATTACTTCCTCAAGTAACTATGAAGCAATTAGAGGTATATTTGGAATCGTGTAAGAAATACAATATAAAATTTAATTACACTTTAAATGCATCTTGCATGTCAAATAAGGAATTAATACATATAAAGGAATTAAAGCAATTCATTTCTGAGCTGTACCAGATGGGAATACGGTCATTTACAGTTACACTGCCAACATTAATGGATACTATTAAGAGCATGTATGATGATGTAGAAATAAAAGCCTCAGCCATTTGTGAAATAAACAGCCCAGAAAAGGCTAGTTATTATAAGGAAATGGGTATTAGTAGAATCGTTGTAGAACCGGATATAACTAGAAAATTTGACATACTTGAGAAAATATGTAAGGTGTTTGGTGATGGGGTAGAGATTATTGTGAATAACATGTGTCTCAAAGGCTGTCCATATAAGATGTTTCATTATAATTTTGAGTCCCATGGGGAACAAATGAAAGAGCATAGTAACTATTATTATCATAAATGCAGTTTACAAAAAGCGAATAAAGCATATAACTATATAAAATTAAATTGGATACGACCTGAGGATATATACCGATATTCGAGTATCGGAATCAAATCTTTTAAGATTCAAGGAAGAAATAATAAAAATGGAGACAATATTAATAAAATTATACAGTATTATCTTGAGGAATCATTTGATGGAAACTTGTTAGACTTATTAACACTATTTACGCCATATAATTCATTTCAGCCTTATATAGATAATAAAAAATTAGACGGATTTTTAGAACCATTTTATCAGAATAAAGATTTTTGTACCGGTTTATGTGATACTTGTTTGTACTGTATGGATTATGCAAAAAAGAGTATGGATGTATCAGAGTTAAAGACATTAAACCAATATGCAACACAATTTTATGAGAAAGTAAATCGTCTTGATTAG
- a CDS encoding beta-ketoacyl [acyl carrier protein] synthase domain-containing protein has product MRKEDIAIIGIAVKLADIEELSEYWECLADKKHCNKELSNQRISDINKYMKYINKDPIHTFPKAAYLDRIDTFDYDYFNIPYHKAISIEPANRLFMETACQCLEEAGYTKELMKNIKTGVFTGYGREPGYYEMFKVRHPDVRISYFAESFIASYMMHFYNLRGPILTINSSCSSSLAALHYACHSIRTNECKMALAAGVQIHYLPNDKQEIELLIENGQCKPFDQFAKGMGFGEGVCVILLKRLEDAIKDQDHIYAVVKGSAVGSNGSAIGLYAPNPGAQIETILSAWNDAAINPRTITYIETHGSGTQLGDTIEFEAINKAFRNSTKDNLFCAIGSVKSNLGHTGYCAGLASLIKAVLQLNKKQIAGTVHFRKPNQNLNLKDSAIYINKELSYWERYGNEKRRCGISSFGVSGTNCHVVLEEYDNVKINNHLSKGISFKSKRCWPEFLDYNGR; this is encoded by the coding sequence ATGAGAAAAGAAGATATTGCGATTATTGGAATTGCAGTTAAATTAGCAGATATAGAAGAGTTAAGTGAGTATTGGGAATGTCTTGCGGATAAAAAACATTGTAATAAAGAATTATCTAATCAAAGAATAAGTGATATCAATAAGTATATGAAGTATATCAATAAAGATCCAATACATACGTTTCCAAAAGCCGCTTATCTGGATAGGATTGATACCTTTGATTATGATTATTTCAACATTCCATATCATAAGGCAATCAGCATTGAACCAGCAAATCGTTTATTTATGGAAACAGCTTGCCAATGCCTTGAAGAAGCAGGTTATACAAAAGAATTAATGAAAAATATAAAGACTGGAGTTTTTACAGGATATGGGAGGGAGCCGGGCTATTATGAGATGTTTAAGGTTAGGCATCCAGATGTAAGAATCAGTTATTTTGCAGAATCTTTTATTGCTTCTTATATGATGCATTTTTATAATTTACGAGGACCAATATTGACAATTAATTCTTCTTGTTCTTCATCTTTAGCGGCATTGCACTATGCCTGTCACTCAATCCGCACGAATGAATGTAAAATGGCGTTAGCAGCAGGGGTGCAGATACATTATTTACCAAATGATAAACAAGAAATAGAGTTGTTAATAGAAAATGGACAATGTAAACCTTTTGATCAGTTTGCAAAAGGTATGGGATTCGGTGAAGGTGTTTGCGTAATATTATTGAAACGGTTGGAGGATGCAATAAAGGATCAGGATCATATATATGCAGTGGTAAAAGGAAGTGCTGTAGGCAGCAATGGCAGTGCTATTGGATTATATGCTCCGAATCCTGGTGCCCAGATAGAAACCATTTTATCGGCGTGGAATGATGCAGCGATTAACCCAAGAACCATTACCTATATAGAAACACATGGTTCTGGTACACAATTAGGTGATACCATTGAATTTGAAGCAATCAATAAAGCATTTCGTAATTCTACAAAGGATAATCTGTTTTGCGCAATTGGTTCTGTTAAATCCAATTTGGGGCATACTGGCTATTGCGCAGGTCTTGCAAGTCTTATAAAAGCGGTCTTGCAATTGAATAAGAAACAGATTGCAGGAACTGTACATTTTCGTAAACCAAACCAAAACCTAAACCTAAAGGACAGTGCAATTTACATAAATAAAGAGCTTAGTTACTGGGAAAGATACGGTAATGAAAAAAGAAGATGCGGAATCAGTTCATTTGGCGTAAGTGGAACAAACTGTCATGTGGTGTTAGAAGAGTATGACAATGTAAAAATAAATAATCATTTATCCAAGGGGATTTCCTTCAAGAGTAAACGATGCTGGCCAGAATTTTTAGATTACAACGGGAGGTAA
- a CDS encoding condensation domain-containing protein — MQAIQSISRLLPIQKSILYTMLRNKDSDFYLEQCCYRLKGKIDIEKVEHAWQYVVNKHDALRGYFVWHKLREPVFVILKEKKIKCIICDIRQSEDMQEDKCRHERIQEWNKGVDITVDPMRITILILSDTECEMIITLNHILFDGWSNAIIMNDFYRYYLYLMGEAIIFHDKTTSVNYSNYIKHELKRTDNPQCIDFWKRYLSDLSGKDYPSIYGKKQMEEEKLKIPEEVLNKVNKYCKLHSVSFANLFYLLWAFIESTEGGCKDVWEAVTLSGRDMNDMDCLNGLVGVFIKTMPLRIRWDSQSSMESLFIKIKKELWEIDKHKYISGLELFNLNPKLNAAMNKILVVQNYPVDSILVYKERVVSIELVSSFYKPDADLIVSNSTFRDSNYIKLLYNNKIYTANHINKIGNKFLQAFQYLADNSDKQITAEMICNCIK; from the coding sequence ATGCAGGCGATTCAATCAATTTCCAGGTTATTGCCAATACAGAAATCCATATTATATACCATGCTTCGTAATAAGGATTCCGATTTTTATCTAGAGCAATGCTGCTATCGTTTAAAGGGTAAAATTGATATAGAAAAGGTGGAGCATGCATGGCAGTATGTGGTTAATAAACATGATGCATTAAGAGGATATTTTGTTTGGCATAAACTTAGGGAGCCGGTATTTGTTATACTAAAAGAAAAGAAGATAAAGTGTATTATTTGTGATATAAGACAGTCAGAAGATATGCAGGAAGATAAATGCAGGCATGAACGTATACAGGAATGGAATAAAGGGGTTGATATTACAGTCGATCCTATGCGTATCACAATTTTGATCCTATCGGATACAGAATGTGAAATGATTATTACTTTAAATCATATCTTATTTGATGGCTGGAGTAATGCAATTATTATGAATGATTTTTATCGATATTATTTATACTTAATGGGGGAAGCTATAATTTTCCATGATAAAACAACAAGTGTAAACTATAGTAATTATATAAAGCATGAGTTAAAAAGAACGGATAATCCACAATGTATTGATTTTTGGAAAAGGTATTTATCTGATTTATCGGGTAAGGATTATCCGAGTATTTATGGAAAAAAACAGATGGAAGAGGAAAAATTAAAAATTCCTGAAGAAGTTTTGAATAAAGTAAATAAATATTGCAAATTACATTCGGTTAGCTTTGCTAATCTTTTTTATTTATTATGGGCTTTTATTGAAAGTACTGAGGGTGGCTGTAAGGATGTTTGGGAGGCTGTCACTCTTTCTGGAAGAGATATGAATGATATGGACTGTTTGAACGGTTTAGTGGGGGTGTTTATTAAAACGATGCCGTTGAGAATCAGATGGGACAGTCAATCATCCATGGAGAGCTTGTTTATAAAAATAAAAAAGGAGTTATGGGAAATAGATAAGCATAAATATATTTCTGGTCTAGAACTGTTTAACTTGAATCCAAAACTGAACGCAGCCATGAATAAAATTTTGGTGGTTCAAAACTATCCTGTTGATTCCATATTGGTATATAAGGAACGAGTAGTCTCTATAGAATTGGTATCCTCTTTTTACAAACCCGATGCTGACCTTATCGTATCAAATAGTACATTTAGAGATTCAAATTATATAAAGCTTCTCTATAACAACAAGATATATACAGCGAATCATATTAACAAGATTGGTAATAAATTTTTACAGGCGTTTCAATATTTAGCGGATAACAGTGATAAGCAAATAACAGCAGAGATGATATGTAATTGTATAAAATAA
- a CDS encoding U32 family peptidase codes for MSYFSIPADFKIETVDKYIDINERYDDQIIETYGQINSKDNLFGSGRPWDLIPLVGWGELEKYICYSQKNNIKFNYVLNSLCLGNKEFTDEGVDEILCFIKQLYSIGITSLTVAMPSLIELIKYTGLPFEIKASTICNITNSDRAKSYKTMGVDRIVLDESINRDFNELRAIRKVYGEKVELIANVICYKNCIYRFYHHNQMSHDWEYGKKNSIDYYSNRCALKRMDKPENILKMNFIRPEDITYYEDIGIQYFKLQGRQAVMKGNLPKAVESYFKRSYDGDLLLLLDSFTPTNNFRQPIHNKSLDGFIEPFYRNNICSNNCSQCNYCSEFFSHNFLVKDTIETNNLAKTYYSSTDSYINKIKKIMGDKINGE; via the coding sequence ATGAGCTATTTTAGTATTCCTGCTGATTTTAAAATAGAAACAGTAGATAAGTATATTGATATAAATGAAAGATATGATGATCAAATTATTGAAACCTATGGTCAGATTAATAGCAAAGATAATTTGTTTGGTTCAGGGAGGCCTTGGGATCTTATTCCATTAGTGGGATGGGGAGAATTGGAAAAATATATTTGCTATTCACAAAAAAACAATATTAAATTTAACTATGTACTTAATTCACTTTGTTTGGGAAATAAAGAGTTTACTGACGAAGGAGTAGATGAAATCCTTTGTTTTATAAAACAATTGTATTCTATTGGTATTACTTCATTAACCGTTGCAATGCCTTCATTGATTGAATTAATAAAATATACAGGTTTACCATTTGAGATAAAGGCTTCTACAATATGTAATATAACCAATAGTGATAGAGCAAAATCATATAAAACAATGGGTGTAGATCGAATCGTATTGGATGAAAGTATTAATAGAGATTTTAATGAGTTAAGAGCTATACGAAAGGTTTATGGAGAAAAGGTTGAGTTAATTGCAAATGTGATTTGCTATAAAAATTGTATCTATCGATTTTATCATCATAATCAAATGTCACATGATTGGGAATATGGCAAGAAGAATAGTATAGATTATTACTCAAACAGATGTGCTCTAAAAAGAATGGATAAGCCAGAAAATATACTCAAGATGAATTTTATTCGACCTGAAGATATAACTTATTACGAAGATATAGGAATACAGTACTTTAAATTACAAGGAAGGCAGGCAGTTATGAAGGGAAATCTGCCGAAAGCAGTTGAATCCTATTTTAAGCGTTCTTATGATGGAGATTTACTGCTGTTGTTAGATAGTTTTACTCCCACGAATAATTTTCGTCAACCAATACATAACAAATCATTAGACGGATTTATTGAGCCTTTCTATAGAAATAATATATGTTCTAATAATTGTAGCCAATGTAATTATTGTTCTGAATTCTTTAGCCATAATTTTCTTGTTAAAGATACGATTGAAACAAATAATTTAGCGAAAACATATTATTCATCGACGGATTCGTATATAAATAAAATCAAAAAAATTATGGGAGACAAAATAAATGGAGAATAA
- a CDS encoding AMP-binding protein, giving the protein MENKFQDINTLSKGDQVELPPFDIKELFEKSVKKFPDNTAIITTAEVKQKDMFRGNDINYRIEDMQGCFRLHIFTLSRKLNSQYTVWRSSENHCLILSNSASDILKRMDGSKSIWETYLELQDDCRELVIEFIHIDKPVCVEHQYNVRYELQASKYEHIHWLVSKFYQLGFVEIVKKKMHLQLKKQIINWNQNLKGSPKMILSQKECLKTDILLLGDKPGTAAVGLLYLASYLQKNNVQARCLFVNEWWENNNFEDELYQLLDASQPSYVGLSMKWFPHIYRVLQMAKLIKKHNESIKIIIGGDTASYFAKEFIKEEVIDYVVIGDGEEPLYKICQGFDDIPNCIYKRNNEIITGGIMLEHNCSAELFQIDEIVLDPQNIVFTSLYIPTSRGCTYDCIQCGGTKKIQNEVYQKNNCSCLRPSELVRNDMICTMPYTTAYMFSLSGDVNENIDYFRKVWEGLDLSDTSLALFGIALPDENILRLACETFKYVRLGIDICSLSQRQRESIAAQTNCKPQPTDEEIICLIKICEEYPNCEVDIHTIAGMPYLIPSDFEMGKIFIKKLLSYKSFKSLQWGKLHAQPGTSLSLSASNFDMDSTAKTYLDFYYYSKRNYESQIYPEQENYNYPYVYYKDKKLNEQIIPYFIQLSLDLEHTITNRTKLIYEEIDYATLHEASDRVAAYLSSVGITSENNVILLINHRILFAIGLLALVKSGIAYIPLDEQFHKEMLHKVKTEVSCSGILSDCTLEEGNLSIPISDIINFDIDIPIINKNYYNHILYRIYSSGTTSNLKVISLKQKGIINYTLWRNDKYRLKEDDVILQLLSEAFDGFGSNFYSALLSGAKLLMPSKKHNKDYMLVRNMLIEHKVTNMSLVPIMYELMLEVSKQPFKSLKSVVLAGETSSLNCIKLSKEINPNTMLISEYGPTENSIASTAYIGLDEKTLNCIGKPIQNVNTYIITKDEHIAGFDEEGEICLSGIGLLDGFELDSCDSIYMYTDRNEPLYRTGDLGMWCKNGNIIFLGRKDRNIKLSGIKIHLDDVERALLSNDGIKEAAVLAANDNMIAYVVLNPDGKLHYIKQGLETHLAAYQIPNQFIVLDQLPRLPGGKIDYQLLKKTSINRQGNMNTEMTDTEKWIYSLWEHQLGNNQFNQYDSFFDIGGNSLMIMKIYNEINKDEEIVSVTDLFEYTTIQKLGVHIDTIKKNSFSY; this is encoded by the coding sequence ATGGAGAATAAGTTTCAGGATATAAACACTTTATCAAAAGGGGATCAAGTAGAGTTACCCCCATTTGATATAAAAGAATTGTTTGAAAAAAGTGTGAAAAAATTTCCAGATAATACCGCTATAATAACTACAGCGGAAGTAAAGCAAAAAGATATGTTTAGAGGAAATGATATAAATTATAGGATAGAGGATATGCAAGGTTGTTTCCGCTTGCATATCTTTACATTAAGCAGGAAATTGAACTCACAATATACAGTATGGAGATCATCCGAGAATCATTGTTTGATTTTAAGTAATTCGGCATCTGATATACTTAAGAGAATGGACGGAAGTAAGAGTATTTGGGAAACTTACTTAGAACTTCAGGATGATTGTAGAGAATTAGTAATTGAATTCATACATATTGACAAACCGGTTTGTGTTGAACATCAATATAATGTAAGGTATGAATTGCAAGCATCAAAGTATGAGCATATTCATTGGTTAGTAAGCAAATTTTATCAGCTGGGATTTGTTGAAATTGTAAAGAAAAAAATGCATTTACAATTAAAAAAACAAATAATTAATTGGAATCAAAATTTGAAAGGTTCTCCGAAAATGATTCTTAGTCAGAAGGAATGCTTGAAAACAGATATATTACTTCTGGGAGATAAACCGGGAACCGCTGCAGTGGGTTTATTATATTTGGCTTCCTATTTACAGAAAAATAATGTACAGGCCAGGTGTCTATTTGTTAACGAATGGTGGGAAAATAATAACTTTGAAGACGAATTGTATCAATTACTTGACGCATCACAGCCTAGTTATGTTGGGCTTAGTATGAAGTGGTTTCCGCATATTTATCGTGTATTACAAATGGCGAAACTTATCAAAAAGCATAATGAATCAATTAAAATTATTATAGGGGGAGATACGGCTTCTTATTTTGCAAAAGAATTTATTAAAGAGGAAGTAATTGACTATGTTGTGATAGGAGATGGGGAAGAGCCATTATATAAGATATGTCAAGGGTTTGATGATATACCAAATTGCATATATAAACGAAATAATGAAATAATAACGGGTGGAATTATGTTAGAACATAATTGCAGTGCGGAGTTGTTTCAAATTGATGAAATTGTATTAGATCCCCAAAACATAGTATTTACTTCATTATATATACCAACTTCAAGGGGATGTACATATGATTGTATACAATGTGGTGGTACAAAAAAAATACAAAATGAAGTATATCAAAAAAACAATTGTTCTTGTTTACGACCTTCTGAATTAGTAAGGAACGACATGATATGTACAATGCCATATACCACTGCTTATATGTTTAGTTTAAGTGGAGATGTTAACGAAAACATTGATTATTTTAGAAAGGTATGGGAAGGCCTGGATTTAAGTGATACCTCATTAGCGTTGTTTGGTATTGCTTTGCCGGATGAAAACATATTACGATTAGCTTGTGAAACCTTTAAATATGTTCGTTTGGGCATTGATATATGCAGTTTATCACAAAGGCAGCGAGAAAGTATAGCTGCACAAACAAATTGTAAACCGCAGCCAACAGATGAAGAAATTATTTGTTTAATAAAAATATGTGAGGAATACCCTAATTGTGAGGTAGATATTCATACAATTGCTGGTATGCCTTATTTAATTCCGAGTGATTTTGAAATGGGTAAAATATTTATAAAAAAACTGCTATCCTATAAATCATTTAAAAGTTTACAATGGGGGAAATTACATGCGCAGCCAGGCACTTCCTTAAGTCTTTCTGCGAGTAATTTTGATATGGATTCGACAGCTAAGACTTATTTGGATTTTTATTACTATAGTAAGCGTAATTATGAATCACAAATATATCCTGAACAAGAAAATTATAATTATCCTTATGTTTATTACAAGGATAAGAAGCTAAACGAACAGATAATCCCCTATTTTATCCAATTAAGCCTGGATTTAGAACATACCATAACAAACAGGACGAAGTTAATATATGAAGAAATAGATTACGCAACTTTACATGAGGCTTCTGACAGAGTTGCAGCTTATTTAAGCTCAGTAGGAATCACTTCCGAAAACAATGTAATCCTCTTAATCAATCATCGTATTTTATTTGCAATTGGGTTATTAGCCTTAGTAAAATCAGGTATTGCGTATATACCTCTTGATGAGCAATTTCACAAGGAAATGCTTCATAAGGTTAAAACAGAGGTAAGCTGTTCTGGAATTTTAAGTGATTGTACGTTAGAAGAGGGGAATTTAAGCATACCTATCAGTGACATAATAAATTTTGATATTGATATACCAATTATTAATAAAAATTATTATAATCATATTTTATATCGTATTTATTCTTCCGGAACAACGAGCAATCTGAAAGTTATATCACTTAAGCAAAAAGGAATAATTAATTATACCTTATGGAGAAATGATAAGTACCGTTTAAAAGAGGACGATGTGATACTTCAGCTATTGTCAGAAGCATTTGATGGGTTTGGCTCTAATTTCTACTCCGCACTGTTATCTGGTGCAAAACTTTTAATGCCATCTAAAAAACATAATAAAGATTATATGCTAGTGCGTAATATGCTAATTGAACATAAAGTGACCAATATGAGTTTAGTTCCTATTATGTATGAATTAATGCTTGAAGTTTCGAAACAGCCATTTAAAAGTTTAAAATCTGTAGTTTTGGCTGGAGAAACAAGCTCACTTAATTGTATCAAACTAAGTAAGGAAATAAATCCCAATACGATGTTGATAAGCGAATATGGACCTACAGAAAATAGTATTGCTTCGACAGCATACATCGGATTAGATGAAAAAACATTAAATTGCATTGGTAAACCAATACAAAATGTAAATACATATATTATAACGAAGGATGAACATATAGCAGGTTTTGATGAAGAAGGTGAAATTTGCTTATCAGGTATTGGTTTATTGGATGGTTTTGAACTGGATTCGTGTGATTCTATTTATATGTATACGGATAGGAATGAACCGCTTTATCGAACAGGTGATTTAGGTATGTGGTGTAAGAATGGTAATATAATATTTTTAGGTAGAAAAGACCGAAACATTAAATTGAGTGGAATAAAAATTCATTTAGATGATGTGGAAAGGGCTTTGCTAAGCAATGATGGAATTAAGGAAGCAGCAGTATTAGCAGCAAATGATAATATGATTGCATATGTTGTATTAAACCCAGATGGCAAACTTCATTACATTAAGCAAGGTTTAGAAACTCATCTTGCTGCATACCAAATACCAAATCAATTTATTGTTTTAGATCAGCTTCCAAGATTGCCTGGAGGAAAAATAGATTACCAGCTACTAAAGAAAACATCAATAAATAGACAGGGAAATATGAATACGGAAATGACAGATACTGAAAAATGGATTTATTCACTTTGGGAACATCAACTTGGTAATAATCAATTTAATCAGTATGACAGTTTCTTTGATATTGGAGGTAATTCACTAATGATAATGAAAATTTATAATGAAATTAATAAAGATGAGGAAATTGTATCAGTTACAGATTTATTTGAATATACCACGATTCAGAAATTAGGAGTTCATATTGATACTATTAAAAAAAATTCCTTCAGTTACTAA
- a CDS encoding cation:proton antiporter, whose protein sequence is MNSEDFVKFTVQIIMMLSISLILGQIMRRFKQPTILGELMGGIILGVTVFGFIFPNAYSWLFQSSENIVIVRDNFIKMGMLFFMFTVGLEINISDLRDSGKSALIIGLVGTLLPIAAGVGLVYLIPKDFWGPVVQKHFFIFALFIGINLANSANPVIARILMDIGYIKDKIGTIIMAATVVDDIINWFLFALILNAITLEQSTISSNFNMTITIIITIAFFVVILIGKKFIHKSLDWVRKRVVWPNGFIAVTACVILVSSSLTEFIGIHAFLGAFLVGIAVAGSSEEAHKAFQVIKRFSHGFFAPIYFVSIGMATNFAANFDFVLVITLIVIASITKFGSVLIGARLSGLKINRQVIAIASGLNARGATGVILAGVGLENSLIDDRVFVAIFIMALATSFMSGSMMNFFLTGNIRVKEDAQGMNHGQNNKKIKPDRELF, encoded by the coding sequence TTGAATTCAGAAGATTTTGTTAAATTTACGGTTCAGATAATTATGATGCTTTCCATTAGTCTTATTTTAGGCCAAATAATGCGCCGTTTCAAACAACCAACAATTCTAGGTGAATTAATGGGAGGAATTATACTTGGTGTAACAGTTTTTGGATTTATCTTTCCTAACGCCTATAGTTGGTTATTCCAATCTTCGGAAAATATAGTTATAGTAAGGGATAATTTTATCAAGATGGGGATGTTATTCTTCATGTTTACTGTCGGATTAGAGATAAATATATCTGACTTGCGTGATAGTGGAAAAAGTGCCTTGATAATAGGTCTTGTGGGCACGTTATTACCGATAGCTGCTGGTGTCGGATTGGTTTACCTGATTCCAAAAGATTTTTGGGGACCAGTAGTTCAGAAGCATTTTTTTATTTTTGCATTGTTCATTGGTATTAATTTGGCTAATTCTGCCAATCCGGTTATTGCGCGGATATTAATGGATATTGGTTATATAAAAGATAAGATTGGAACCATTATTATGGCTGCCACAGTCGTGGATGATATAATCAACTGGTTTTTATTTGCATTGATTCTGAATGCCATTACTTTGGAGCAATCTACAATTAGTTCTAATTTTAATATGACAATAACAATAATTATAACAATTGCTTTTTTTGTTGTAATATTAATAGGAAAGAAATTTATCCATAAGTCTCTTGATTGGGTACGTAAACGGGTTGTTTGGCCAAATGGTTTTATCGCTGTTACTGCCTGTGTCATTCTTGTGTCCAGCAGTCTGACCGAATTTATTGGCATCCATGCCTTTCTAGGAGCTTTTTTAGTTGGGATAGCGGTTGCTGGTAGTAGCGAGGAAGCTCATAAAGCCTTTCAAGTAATTAAACGTTTTTCTCATGGCTTCTTTGCACCTATTTACTTTGTCTCAATTGGAATGGCAACAAATTTTGCAGCCAACTTCGACTTCGTATTAGTGATTACCTTAATTGTAATCGCTTCTATTACTAAATTTGGTTCAGTATTGATTGGTGCTCGTCTTTCTGGATTGAAAATTAATCGTCAGGTCATAGCCATTGCTTCTGGATTGAATGCACGTGGCGCTACCGGTGTTATATTAGCCGGAGTAGGATTAGAAAACAGTTTGATTGATGACAGAGTTTTTGTTGCCATTTTCATCATGGCATTAGCGACTTCATTTATGTCAGGTTCTATGATGAATTTCTTTTTAACCGGAAACATTCGAGTGAAAGAGGATGCCCAGGGCATGAACCATGGACAAAACAACAAAAAAATCAAACCCGACCGGGAACTTTTTTAA